The Dokdonella koreensis DS-123 genome has a segment encoding these proteins:
- a CDS encoding NADH-quinone oxidoreductase subunit A gives MLSEYFPVLLFLGVAAVIGVALLILGNLFGPKKPAAEKFEAYECGFEAFEDARMRFDVRYYLVAILFIIFDLEVAFLIPWAVVFEDVGMPALVAMGIFLLILAIGFIYEWKKGALEWE, from the coding sequence GTGCTTTCCGAGTATTTTCCCGTCCTCCTGTTCCTGGGCGTGGCCGCCGTCATCGGCGTCGCGTTGCTGATCCTCGGCAACCTGTTCGGCCCCAAGAAGCCCGCTGCCGAGAAGTTCGAGGCCTATGAGTGCGGCTTCGAGGCGTTCGAGGACGCGCGCATGCGCTTCGACGTGCGCTACTACCTGGTCGCGATCCTCTTCATCATCTTCGATCTGGAAGTCGCCTTCCTGATTCCCTGGGCGGTGGTCTTCGAGGACGTCGGCATGCCGGCGCTGGTCGCGATGGGGATCTTCCTGCTGATCCTGGCGATCGGCTTCATCTACGAATGGAAGAAGGGTGCGCTCGAATGGGAATGA
- a CDS encoding NuoB/complex I 20 kDa subunit family protein → MGMIDSISRTMHNPAPVNVVDDILRPGDDNPLIERGFVTARMDELVNWARTGSMWPVTFGLACCAVEMMHASCARLDLDRNGVIYRPSPRQSDVMIVAGTLVNKMAPALRKVYDQMPEPKWVISMGSCANGGGYYHYSYAVVRGCDRIVPVDVYVPGCPPTAEALIHGILQLQKKIRRTNTIAR, encoded by the coding sequence ATGGGAATGATCGATTCGATCAGCCGGACGATGCACAATCCGGCGCCGGTCAACGTCGTCGACGACATCCTGCGGCCCGGTGACGACAATCCGCTGATCGAGCGCGGTTTCGTGACCGCGCGCATGGATGAGCTGGTGAACTGGGCGCGTACCGGCTCGATGTGGCCGGTCACCTTCGGCCTGGCCTGCTGCGCGGTCGAGATGATGCACGCCAGCTGCGCGCGTCTGGACCTGGACCGCAACGGCGTGATCTACCGCCCCAGCCCGCGCCAGTCCGACGTCATGATCGTCGCCGGCACCCTGGTCAACAAGATGGCCCCGGCCCTGCGCAAGGTTTACGACCAGATGCCCGAGCCCAAGTGGGTGATCTCGATGGGGTCGTGCGCCAACGGCGGCGGCTACTACCACTATTCCTACGCGGTCGTGCGCGGTTGCGACCGCATCGTGCCGGTGGACGTGTACGTGCCGGGCTGCCCGCCGACGGCCGAGGCGCTGATCCACGGGATCCTGCAGTTGCAGAAGAAGATCCGCCGCACCAACACGATCGCCCGCTGA
- a CDS encoding NADH-quinone oxidoreductase subunit D, with translation MQEIRNYTMNFGPQHPAAHGVLRLVLEMDGETVVRADPHVGLLHRGTEKLAESKPFNQSIGYMDRLDYVSMMCNEHAYVRAIENLLGIEVPERAQWIRTLFDEITRILNHLMWIGSNGLDLGAMAVMLYAFREREELMDCYEAVSGARMHAGYYRPGGVYRDLPEQMPKYKESRWHKGNDLKQRNAWREGSMLDFLDAFTQDFPTKVDEYEELLTGNRIWKQRTVDIGVVTPELARAWGMSGPMLRGSGIEWDLRKKQPYAKYAEVDFDIPVGTNGDCYDRYLVRVEEMRQSNRIIRQCVEWLRANPGPVIVQNYKVAPPKREEMKDDMEALIHHFKLFTEGYCVPAGETYAAVEAPKGEFGCYLVSDGANKPFRVHLRAPGFAHLSSMDAIVRGHMLADVVAMIGTYDVVFGEIDR, from the coding sequence ATGCAGGAAATCCGCAACTACACGATGAACTTCGGCCCGCAGCATCCGGCTGCGCACGGCGTGCTGCGCCTGGTGCTGGAGATGGACGGCGAGACCGTGGTGCGCGCCGACCCGCACGTGGGGCTGCTGCATCGCGGCACCGAGAAGCTGGCCGAGTCCAAGCCGTTCAACCAGTCGATCGGCTACATGGACCGGCTCGACTACGTCTCGATGATGTGCAACGAGCACGCCTACGTGCGTGCCATCGAGAACCTGCTCGGTATCGAGGTGCCGGAGCGCGCGCAGTGGATCCGTACGCTGTTCGACGAGATCACGCGCATCCTCAATCACCTCATGTGGATCGGCTCCAACGGCCTGGACCTGGGCGCGATGGCGGTGATGCTCTATGCGTTCCGCGAGCGCGAGGAGCTGATGGACTGCTACGAGGCGGTCTCCGGCGCGCGCATGCACGCCGGCTACTACCGTCCCGGCGGCGTCTACCGCGACCTGCCCGAGCAGATGCCCAAGTACAAGGAATCGCGCTGGCACAAGGGCAACGACCTCAAGCAGCGCAACGCCTGGCGCGAGGGCTCGATGCTCGATTTCCTCGATGCCTTCACGCAGGACTTCCCGACCAAGGTCGACGAGTACGAGGAACTGCTGACCGGCAACCGCATCTGGAAGCAGCGCACCGTCGACATCGGCGTCGTCACGCCGGAGCTCGCGCGCGCCTGGGGCATGTCCGGGCCGATGCTGCGCGGCTCGGGCATCGAATGGGACCTGCGCAAGAAGCAGCCGTACGCCAAGTACGCCGAGGTCGACTTCGACATCCCGGTCGGCACCAACGGCGACTGCTACGACCGCTACCTGGTGCGCGTCGAGGAGATGCGCCAGTCCAACCGCATCATCCGCCAGTGCGTGGAATGGCTGCGCGCCAATCCCGGTCCGGTGATCGTCCAGAACTACAAGGTCGCCCCGCCCAAGCGCGAGGAGATGAAGGACGACATGGAAGCCCTCATCCATCACTTCAAGCTGTTCACCGAGGGCTACTGCGTACCGGCCGGCGAGACCTATGCCGCGGTCGAGGCGCCCAAGGGCGAGTTCGGCTGCTACCTCGTGTCCGACGGGGCCAACAAGCCGTTCCGCGTGCACCTGCGCGCGCCCGGCTTCGCGCACCTGTCGTCGATGGACGCGATCGTGCGCGGACACATGCTGGCCGACGTCGTCGCGATGATCGGTACCTACGACGTCGTGTTCGGAGAGATCGACCGATGA
- the nuoE gene encoding NADH-quinone oxidoreductase subunit NuoE translates to MKPTGTYDEIKDVDPLSLLSEHTRHHIDHWVAKFPPDRKRSALIQALFAAQEQNGGYLTDALIVAVARYLDLPQVWAFEVASFYSMFETRPVGRNNVAICTNISCWLNGAEGIVRHCEKKLGISLGQSTPDGRVYLKTEEECLAACCGAPMMVVNGHYHENLTTDEVDRILDGLE, encoded by the coding sequence ATGAAGCCGACCGGAACCTACGACGAGATCAAGGACGTCGATCCGCTTTCGCTGCTCAGCGAGCACACCCGCCATCACATCGACCACTGGGTCGCCAAGTTCCCGCCGGACCGCAAGCGTTCCGCGCTGATCCAGGCGCTGTTCGCGGCGCAGGAGCAGAACGGCGGCTACCTGACCGATGCGCTGATCGTCGCGGTGGCGCGCTATCTGGACCTGCCGCAGGTCTGGGCGTTCGAGGTGGCGAGCTTCTACTCGATGTTCGAGACCCGGCCGGTCGGCCGCAACAACGTCGCGATCTGCACCAATATCTCCTGCTGGCTCAACGGTGCCGAGGGCATCGTCAGGCATTGCGAGAAGAAGCTCGGTATCTCGCTCGGCCAGAGCACGCCCGACGGCCGCGTCTACCTCAAGACCGAGGAAGAGTGCCTGGCCGCCTGCTGCGGCGCGCCGATGATGGTCGTCAACGGCCACTACCACGAGAACCTGACCACGGACGAGGTCGACCGGATCCTCGACGGTCTGGAGTGA
- a CDS encoding NADH-quinone oxidoreductase subunit C produces the protein MSEPSPFIGQLEARLGQKLVRADASGGQITIEVLPENWLAVARSLRDEEAFAFEQLIDVCGLDYLGYGQTEWDTTDVSSEGFSRGVEGEGPGRFRWSDRPRDVAIPNRFAVVVHLLSLRHNRRLRLRAHCADDELPSIASLTEIWPGANWFEREAFDLFGIVFEGHPDLRRILTDYGFVGHAFRKDFPLIGNVEVRYDPDKKRVVYEPVTSVEPRVLVPRTIRDDSRYEQAAAERGGK, from the coding sequence ATGTCCGAACCGAGTCCGTTCATAGGCCAGCTCGAGGCGCGCCTCGGCCAGAAGCTGGTGCGTGCCGACGCCTCCGGCGGCCAGATCACGATCGAGGTGCTGCCGGAGAACTGGCTGGCGGTCGCCCGCAGCCTGCGCGACGAGGAGGCATTCGCGTTCGAGCAGCTGATCGACGTCTGCGGCCTGGACTACCTCGGCTACGGCCAGACCGAGTGGGACACCACGGACGTGTCCTCGGAAGGCTTCTCGCGCGGCGTCGAGGGTGAAGGCCCCGGCCGTTTCCGCTGGAGCGACCGGCCGCGCGACGTCGCGATCCCGAACCGCTTCGCCGTGGTCGTCCACCTGCTTTCGCTGCGCCACAACCGGCGGCTGCGGCTGCGCGCCCATTGCGCCGACGACGAACTGCCTTCGATCGCGTCGCTGACCGAGATCTGGCCGGGCGCCAACTGGTTCGAGCGCGAGGCGTTCGACCTCTTCGGCATCGTCTTCGAGGGGCACCCGGACCTGCGCCGGATCCTGACCGACTACGGTTTCGTCGGCCATGCGTTCCGCAAGGACTTCCCGCTGATCGGCAACGTCGAGGTCCGCTACGACCCGGACAAGAAGCGCGTCGTCTACGAGCCGGTCACCTCGGTGGAACCGCGCGTGCTGGTGCCGCGCACGATCCGCGACGATTCGCGCTACGAACAGGCCGCGGCCGAGCGCGGCGGAAAGTAG
- the nuoF gene encoding NADH-quinone oxidoreductase subunit NuoF yields MSYGPAPQEHQVVYTTLHHAQPWTLDTYLKVDGWQAWKKILAEKPDPAALIEEIKKSSLRGRGGAGFPTGLKWSFMPRTAPGQKYILCNSDESEPGTCKDRDILRFNPHAVIEGLAIACYCTGSTVAYNYLRGEFHHEPFEHFEAALKEAYAAGLLGKDIQGSGIDVDIHTALGAGAYICGEETALMESLEGKKGQPRFKPPFPANFGLFGRPTTINNTETYASVPAILRKGADWFLAQGKPNNGGPKIFSVSGHVAKPGNYEIRLGTPFSELLEMAGGMRGGRTLKAVIPGGSSMPVLPAETMMGLTMDYDAIQKAGSGLGSGAVIVMDETTCMVRACQRIARFYFKESCGQCTPCREGTGWMYRLLTRIVEGKAAIGDLDMLKAAAGQIEGHTICAFGEAAAWPVQGFLRHFWHEFEYYIENGRSIVDAQLEVAA; encoded by the coding sequence ATGAGTTACGGTCCCGCACCGCAGGAACATCAGGTCGTCTACACGACCCTCCACCACGCGCAGCCGTGGACGCTGGACACCTATCTGAAGGTGGACGGCTGGCAGGCGTGGAAGAAGATCCTCGCCGAGAAGCCCGACCCGGCGGCCCTGATCGAGGAGATCAAGAAGTCCTCGCTGCGCGGCCGTGGCGGCGCCGGCTTCCCGACGGGCCTGAAGTGGTCGTTCATGCCGCGCACGGCGCCGGGGCAGAAGTACATCCTGTGCAATTCCGACGAGTCCGAGCCGGGCACCTGCAAGGACCGCGACATCCTGCGCTTCAACCCGCATGCGGTGATCGAGGGGCTGGCGATTGCCTGCTACTGCACCGGATCGACAGTGGCCTACAACTACCTGCGCGGCGAGTTCCATCACGAGCCGTTCGAGCACTTCGAGGCGGCGCTGAAGGAAGCCTACGCGGCCGGCCTGCTCGGCAAGGACATCCAGGGCAGCGGCATCGACGTCGACATCCACACCGCACTCGGCGCGGGCGCCTACATCTGCGGTGAGGAAACCGCGCTGATGGAGTCGCTGGAAGGCAAGAAGGGCCAGCCGCGCTTCAAGCCGCCGTTCCCGGCCAATTTCGGCCTGTTCGGCCGGCCGACCACGATCAACAACACCGAGACCTACGCCTCCGTGCCGGCGATCCTGCGCAAGGGCGCGGACTGGTTCCTGGCGCAGGGCAAGCCCAACAACGGCGGCCCGAAGATCTTCTCGGTGTCCGGTCACGTCGCCAAGCCGGGCAACTACGAGATCCGGCTGGGCACGCCGTTCTCCGAGCTGCTGGAGATGGCCGGCGGCATGCGCGGCGGCCGCACGCTCAAGGCGGTGATCCCCGGCGGCTCGTCGATGCCGGTGCTGCCGGCCGAGACGATGATGGGCCTGACGATGGACTACGACGCGATCCAGAAGGCCGGTTCGGGCCTCGGGTCCGGCGCGGTCATCGTCATGGACGAGACCACTTGCATGGTGCGTGCCTGCCAGCGCATCGCGCGCTTCTACTTCAAGGAAAGCTGCGGCCAGTGCACGCCGTGCCGCGAAGGCACCGGCTGGATGTACCGCCTGCTGACGCGCATCGTCGAGGGCAAGGCCGCGATCGGCGACCTGGACATGCTCAAGGCCGCGGCCGGCCAGATCGAGGGCCATACGATCTGTGCGTTCGGCGAGGCGGCCGCCTGGCCGGTGCAGGGATTCCTTCGTCACTTCTGGCACGAGTTCGAGTACTACATCGAGAACGGCCGGTCGATCGTCGATGCCCAGCTGGAGGTGGCGGCATGA